The following are encoded together in the Serratia sp. UGAL515B_01 genome:
- a CDS encoding N-acetylmuramoyl-L-alanine amidase, which produces MTKRIWLAAIVLLTGCQSLQHSTTVDRGSYRLETLHQAQGVDQRIRFLVIHYTAVDFQTSLRTLTEEHVSAHYLLPVQPVSQDGKPLVYQLVPEAMRAWHAGGSSWRGRTHLNDTSIGIEIVNQGFSNTLLNTHWQPYSPEQIALLIQLSRDIVKRYDIQPVDVVGHSDIAPQRKQDPGPLFPWQKLAQEGIGAWPGQDEVQHYLAGRDKHAPVPIARILSKLARYGYAVDPSWDSKQQRNLLIAFQMHFRPRDYRGEPDAESEAIIDALLSKYGAMR; this is translated from the coding sequence GTGACTAAGAGGATATGGCTCGCCGCAATTGTACTGCTCACGGGTTGTCAAAGCCTTCAACATAGCACCACTGTTGATCGGGGAAGCTATCGATTAGAAACCTTGCACCAGGCTCAAGGAGTCGACCAGCGCATTCGGTTTCTAGTAATACATTATACAGCGGTAGACTTTCAGACTTCGCTGAGAACGCTGACCGAAGAACACGTCAGCGCCCACTATTTACTACCTGTTCAGCCGGTATCACAAGACGGTAAACCACTGGTTTATCAATTGGTGCCAGAGGCAATGCGCGCCTGGCATGCAGGGGGCAGCAGCTGGCGTGGGCGTACTCATCTTAACGATACGTCGATCGGTATTGAAATCGTTAACCAAGGGTTTAGCAACACACTGCTTAACACACATTGGCAGCCTTATTCCCCTGAGCAAATCGCGTTACTGATCCAACTGAGTCGCGACATCGTAAAGCGTTACGATATTCAACCTGTGGATGTGGTTGGACACAGTGATATTGCTCCACAGCGAAAACAAGACCCGGGACCGCTATTTCCGTGGCAAAAACTGGCTCAGGAGGGGATTGGTGCCTGGCCAGGCCAAGATGAGGTCCAGCATTATCTGGCTGGGCGAGATAAACATGCTCCGGTTCCAATAGCTCGTATATTGTCAAAACTGGCGCGTTATGGCTACGCTGTCGATCCCTCATGGGATTCGAAACAGCAAAGGAATTTGCTGATTGCGTTTCAAATGCATTTCCGGCCCCGCGATTACCGCGGTGAGCCGGATGCTGAGAGTGAAGCTATTATTGATGCACTATTGAGCAAGTATGGTGCGATGCGTTGA
- a CDS encoding DUF2867 domain-containing protein, translating to MIPQRILVLGASGYIGQHLIPKLAEQGHTITAAARRLEWLKEQNWPNVNCRYVDVYRPETLADALWQIDTVYYLIHGMGDGDDFIEKERQAAENLRNALRDSNVKQVIFLGALQPPGASSPHLVARKLTGEILRQSGIPVTELRASIIVGPGSAAFEIMRDMVYNLPILTPPRWVRSKSSPVALKNLLTYLTELLQHPAPENRIFDVAGPEYISYQTMFERFITISGKKRWLIPVPLPTRFISVWFINMITSVPSSIANALIQGLNHDLPADGKALQTLISQPLQTFDEAVKETLRHEDDVIDSADWGYDPEARARWRPGYGFYPKQAGCMLETQASNEALWHVVQQLGGKEGYFYANILWQIRARMDDMVGNGIVYGRPQRENLEVGDLVDGWKVITMKPLRQLALMFGMKAPGLGRLTFSIKDLGDRRQLDVRAWWHPAGFSGLLYWFVMMPAHLFIFRGMAKRIAQLAEEHDCKPPR from the coding sequence ATGATCCCCCAACGTATTCTGGTTCTTGGCGCCAGCGGTTATATTGGCCAGCATCTGATCCCAAAATTGGCTGAACAGGGGCATACGATCACTGCCGCTGCACGCCGCCTGGAATGGTTGAAAGAACAGAATTGGCCAAACGTAAACTGCCGTTACGTCGATGTCTATCGCCCGGAAACATTGGCCGATGCGTTGTGGCAAATTGATACCGTTTACTACCTGATCCACGGAATGGGTGATGGTGATGATTTTATCGAAAAGGAACGTCAGGCGGCAGAGAACCTACGTAATGCTCTGCGCGACTCCAACGTAAAACAGGTGATCTTTCTCGGCGCACTGCAACCGCCCGGTGCAAGCTCCCCTCATCTTGTAGCACGTAAATTGACAGGTGAGATCCTACGCCAGAGCGGGATACCCGTTACTGAGTTGCGCGCCAGCATCATCGTTGGTCCAGGTTCTGCTGCGTTCGAAATCATGCGCGATATGGTCTATAACCTACCAATCCTCACCCCTCCACGCTGGGTACGTTCAAAATCCTCCCCTGTGGCGCTGAAAAACCTGCTGACATATCTGACAGAGTTGCTACAGCACCCTGCGCCAGAAAATCGTATTTTCGATGTTGCCGGGCCGGAGTACATCAGTTATCAAACCATGTTTGAGCGTTTTATCACGATTAGTGGCAAAAAACGCTGGCTAATCCCGGTCCCGTTGCCAACACGCTTCATCTCGGTATGGTTTATCAACATGATTACTTCGGTGCCTTCATCTATCGCCAACGCCTTGATACAGGGTCTGAATCACGATCTACCGGCCGACGGTAAGGCGTTGCAAACGTTGATTTCGCAACCGCTGCAAACTTTCGATGAAGCCGTTAAAGAGACGCTACGCCACGAAGATGATGTCATCGACTCAGCAGACTGGGGCTACGATCCAGAAGCCAGAGCGCGTTGGCGTCCAGGTTATGGGTTCTACCCCAAACAGGCAGGTTGCATGCTGGAAACGCAGGCCTCAAATGAGGCATTGTGGCACGTCGTCCAGCAGTTGGGGGGTAAAGAGGGCTATTTTTACGCCAATATCCTGTGGCAAATTCGTGCACGCATGGACGACATGGTAGGTAATGGCATCGTTTATGGTCGTCCACAACGGGAAAACTTGGAAGTAGGCGATCTCGTCGACGGCTGGAAGGTGATTACCATGAAGCCATTGCGTCAATTGGCATTGATGTTTGGTATGAAAGCCCCCGGACTTGGCCGCTTAACCTTCAGCATCAAGGATCTGGGCGATCGTCGCCAATTAGATGTCCGCGCCTGGTGGCATCCTGCCGGTTTCAGTGGATTGCTTTACTGGTTTGTCATGATGCCAGCCCACCTGTTTATTTTCCGTGGTATGGCAAAACGGATCGCACAACTGGCGGAAGAGCATGACTGCAAACCGCCCAGATAG
- the artQ gene encoding arginine ABC transporter permease ArtQ — MNEIQSLTSAAGMTVGLAVCSLVLGLILAMLFAVWESSRWKIVSWLGTAWVTLLRGLPEILVVLFIYFGSSQLLLVLSDGFTVNLGLFQLPVKLAIDNFEVSPFLCGVIALALLYSAYASQTLRGALKAVPQGQWESGQALGLTKAAIFFRLIMPQMWRHALPGLGNQWLVLLKDTALVSLISVNDVMLQTKSIATRTQEPFTWYVIAAVIYLLVTLLSQYILKRIELHTTRFERGPS; from the coding sequence ATGAATGAAATCCAATCTTTAACAAGTGCCGCCGGGATGACCGTCGGCCTTGCCGTTTGTTCCCTGGTCCTTGGGCTGATCCTGGCAATGCTGTTTGCTGTCTGGGAGTCATCTCGCTGGAAGATAGTCAGTTGGCTCGGAACCGCTTGGGTAACCCTGCTACGCGGTTTACCAGAAATTCTGGTGGTGCTGTTTATCTATTTCGGGTCTTCACAGCTGTTATTGGTGCTATCCGATGGTTTTACCGTGAATTTGGGCTTGTTCCAACTTCCAGTAAAGTTGGCTATCGATAATTTCGAGGTCAGCCCATTCCTGTGTGGCGTTATCGCTCTAGCATTGCTCTACTCAGCATATGCTTCGCAAACGCTGCGCGGAGCACTGAAGGCAGTACCACAAGGCCAATGGGAGTCAGGCCAGGCTCTAGGCCTGACTAAAGCAGCTATCTTCTTCCGTTTGATCATGCCGCAAATGTGGCGCCACGCCTTACCCGGCCTGGGTAACCAGTGGCTCGTATTGCTGAAAGACACAGCTCTGGTTTCATTAATCAGCGTTAACGATGTGATGTTACAAACCAAAAGTATCGCCACGCGTACTCAGGAACCTTTTACTTGGTATGTGATTGCCGCAGTGATTTACCTACTTGTCACATTGTTAAGCCAGTACATTCTCAAACGGATCGAACTCCATACGACGCGTTTTGAACGGGGGCCATCCTGA
- the ltaE gene encoding low-specificity L-threonine aldolase has protein sequence MFIDLRSDTVTQPSAEMRTAMAQADVGDDVYGDDPTVNALQAEAARLSGKDAALFLPTGTQANLVALLSHCQRGEEYIVGQQAHNYKYEAGGAAVLGSIQPQPIDADPDGTLPLNKVAAAIKPDDIHFAKTRLLSLENTIGGKVLPLEYLQRAWQFTREHNLALHVDGARIFNAAVALNVPLKTLTQYCDTFTICLSKGLGAPVGSLLCGSEEFIQRANRWRKMTGGGMRQAGILAAAGLYALEHNVERLKEDHDNAKWLEQQLSHIGLEIVEPGAQTNVLYVRQSPELGAKLGPWMREQGVLISSGPVTRLLTHLNVSRQDLQKVVTLWQTFLQQHT, from the coding sequence ATGTTCATCGATTTACGTAGTGATACCGTAACCCAACCCAGCGCAGAGATGCGCACAGCTATGGCGCAAGCCGACGTCGGTGACGACGTTTATGGCGACGATCCCACGGTCAACGCGCTGCAAGCCGAAGCCGCCAGACTTTCCGGGAAAGACGCCGCCTTGTTTCTACCCACAGGAACACAGGCCAATCTGGTGGCTTTATTGAGCCATTGCCAGCGAGGTGAAGAGTATATCGTTGGCCAGCAGGCTCATAACTATAAGTATGAAGCCGGTGGCGCTGCCGTACTGGGCAGTATTCAGCCGCAGCCTATAGACGCCGATCCGGATGGAACTCTGCCGTTAAACAAGGTAGCCGCCGCCATCAAGCCTGATGATATTCACTTCGCCAAAACCCGCCTGCTGAGTCTGGAAAACACTATCGGTGGCAAAGTATTGCCTCTCGAATATTTACAGCGTGCCTGGCAGTTCACCCGTGAGCACAATCTGGCATTGCATGTTGATGGTGCACGTATTTTCAACGCTGCCGTAGCGCTGAATGTGCCGTTGAAAACCCTAACGCAGTATTGCGATACCTTTACTATCTGCCTGTCTAAAGGACTAGGTGCACCAGTGGGATCATTGCTATGCGGCAGCGAAGAATTTATCCAACGGGCAAATCGCTGGCGCAAAATGACCGGCGGTGGTATGCGTCAAGCCGGTATTTTGGCTGCGGCTGGGTTGTACGCGCTGGAGCACAATGTCGAGCGGCTGAAAGAAGATCACGATAACGCAAAATGGCTGGAACAACAGCTAAGCCATATCGGGTTGGAGATTGTTGAACCCGGTGCGCAGACAAACGTACTCTATGTGCGCCAATCCCCCGAGTTGGGCGCCAAACTCGGCCCCTGGATGCGTGAGCAAGGGGTATTGATCAGTTCTGGTCCGGTGACACGGCTCCTGACGCACCTCAACGTCAGCCGCCAGGATCTGCAAAAAGTCGTTACTTTATGGCAGACATTTCTTCAACAACACACATAA
- the poxB gene encoding ubiquinone-dependent pyruvate dehydrogenase, whose translation MKQTVATLIAKILERAGVKRIWGVTGDSLNGLSDSLHRMRTIEWLGTRHEEVAAFAAGAEAQLTGQLAVCAGSCGPGNLHLINGLFDCHRNRVPVLAIAAHIPTSEIGSNYFQETHPQELFRECSHYCELVSNPEQLPRVLEIAMRKAILERGVSVIVLPGDVALQMAPENANMVWHTPALPLIHPPVSELVKLAETLNTAKNITLMCGSGCAEAHDEVVKLAELLQAPVVHALRGKEHIEWDNPYSVGMTGLIGFSSGYHAMMNADTLLLLGTQFPYRAFYPTHANIIQIDINAGSLGAHCQVNMALMGDIKTTLTALLPQLYPKSDRTFLDTALEHYRNARKDLDELAIANDKQPIHPQYLTQQISHYATEDAIFTCDVGTPTVWAARYLKMNGRRRLLGSFNHGSMANAMPQAIGAQATKADKQVIALCGDGGFTMLMGDFLSLAQLKLPVKVVVFNNSVLGFVAMEMKAGGFLTDGTDLHNPDFAAIANAAGIKGIRVEKASELDGALQEILVHPGPALLDVVTAKQELVMPPQIKFEQAKGFSLYMLRAIINGRGDEIVELAKTNWLR comes from the coding sequence ATGAAACAAACAGTAGCCACACTGATCGCAAAAATACTAGAACGAGCGGGTGTAAAACGCATCTGGGGCGTAACGGGCGATTCGCTGAATGGTCTTAGCGACAGCCTCCACCGGATGCGAACCATCGAATGGTTAGGAACTCGGCACGAAGAAGTTGCCGCTTTTGCGGCAGGTGCCGAGGCACAGCTCACCGGGCAATTAGCCGTGTGCGCCGGCTCCTGTGGCCCCGGAAACTTACACCTGATCAACGGCCTGTTCGATTGTCACCGCAATCGCGTTCCGGTACTGGCCATCGCCGCTCATATCCCCACCAGTGAAATCGGCAGCAATTATTTCCAGGAAACCCATCCGCAAGAACTGTTTCGCGAATGCAGTCATTATTGCGAATTGGTTTCCAACCCAGAACAGCTACCACGAGTGCTTGAAATCGCCATGCGCAAAGCGATCCTTGAGCGCGGTGTTTCCGTTATCGTGCTACCTGGGGACGTTGCATTACAAATGGCGCCGGAAAATGCCAACATGGTATGGCATACGCCTGCACTGCCTTTGATCCATCCTCCGGTGAGTGAACTGGTAAAACTGGCTGAAACGCTGAATACCGCAAAAAATATTACGCTAATGTGCGGCAGCGGTTGCGCTGAAGCCCATGATGAAGTCGTGAAATTAGCTGAACTATTGCAGGCCCCTGTAGTGCACGCCCTACGTGGTAAAGAACACATCGAATGGGATAACCCTTACAGTGTCGGCATGACTGGCCTTATCGGCTTCTCTTCAGGCTATCATGCCATGATGAACGCCGATACGTTGCTCCTGCTCGGCACCCAGTTCCCCTACCGGGCATTTTATCCTACTCATGCCAACATCATTCAGATTGATATCAATGCGGGTAGTCTCGGAGCCCATTGTCAGGTGAACATGGCATTAATGGGAGATATCAAAACAACGCTCACCGCGCTGTTACCGCAACTGTATCCCAAAAGCGACCGGACGTTTTTGGATACAGCACTGGAACATTACCGAAATGCGCGTAAAGACCTCGATGAATTGGCAATAGCCAACGACAAGCAACCGATCCATCCGCAATATCTGACACAACAGATCAGCCACTATGCTACAGAAGATGCCATCTTTACCTGTGATGTGGGTACTCCTACGGTATGGGCGGCACGTTATCTAAAAATGAACGGCAGGCGCCGTCTGTTAGGGTCGTTCAATCATGGTTCAATGGCTAATGCCATGCCGCAAGCGATTGGTGCTCAAGCCACCAAAGCGGATAAACAGGTTATCGCCCTGTGTGGTGATGGCGGTTTTACCATGCTGATGGGGGATTTTCTGTCACTGGCGCAGTTAAAATTGCCGGTCAAAGTGGTGGTGTTCAACAACAGCGTACTGGGTTTTGTGGCGATGGAGATGAAAGCTGGCGGTTTCCTTACCGATGGTACCGACCTTCACAACCCGGATTTTGCTGCAATTGCCAACGCTGCGGGTATCAAAGGGATCCGGGTAGAAAAAGCCTCCGAACTGGATGGCGCATTGCAGGAGATATTGGTACATCCTGGCCCGGCTCTGCTGGATGTGGTAACAGCCAAACAAGAGTTGGTCATGCCACCGCAGATTAAATTCGAACAGGCTAAAGGATTCAGCCTTTACATGCTACGCGCAATCATCAATGGTCGCGGCGATGAAATCGTCGAGTTGGCCAAAACCAACTGGCTACGCTGA
- the artP gene encoding arginine ABC transporter ATP-binding protein ArtP has product MSIQLKDINCFYGAHQALFNITLDCPAGETLVLLGPSGAGKSSLLRVLNLLEMPRSGNLHIAGNRFDFKHIPGEKAIRELRQNVGMVFQQYNLWPHLTVVQNLIEAPCRVLGLSKGQAMERADKLLKRLRLTDFADRFPLHLSGGQQQRVAIARALMMEPQVLLFDEPTAALDPEITAQIVSIIRELAGTGITQVIVTHEVEVARKTASRVVYMENGHVVEQGDASHFVQPQTTEFANYLSH; this is encoded by the coding sequence ATGAGTATTCAACTAAAAGATATCAATTGCTTCTACGGCGCGCACCAAGCGCTTTTTAACATCACACTGGATTGTCCTGCTGGGGAAACTCTCGTGCTGCTTGGCCCAAGCGGTGCAGGTAAAAGCTCACTGCTGCGAGTGCTCAATCTGCTCGAAATGCCACGTTCAGGAAACCTTCACATCGCTGGCAATCGGTTCGACTTCAAGCATATACCAGGGGAAAAAGCCATCCGCGAGCTACGTCAGAATGTGGGTATGGTTTTCCAACAGTACAATCTTTGGCCACATCTCACCGTGGTACAGAACCTGATTGAAGCTCCCTGCCGCGTACTTGGCTTAAGCAAGGGACAAGCTATGGAACGTGCTGACAAGTTACTCAAGCGTCTGCGTTTGACCGACTTCGCCGATCGCTTCCCATTACACCTTTCTGGTGGCCAACAGCAACGCGTCGCTATCGCACGCGCGCTGATGATGGAACCCCAAGTATTGCTGTTTGATGAGCCTACGGCGGCGCTCGATCCGGAAATCACCGCCCAGATTGTCAGCATCATCCGAGAATTGGCGGGTACCGGGATCACTCAGGTGATCGTCACACATGAAGTTGAGGTTGCACGCAAAACCGCAAGCCGTGTGGTATACATGGAAAACGGTCATGTTGTGGAACAGGGCGATGCCAGCCACTTTGTTCAACCGCAAACGACAGAGTTTGCTAATTATCTGTCTCATTAA
- the artJ gene encoding arginine ABC transporter substrate-binding protein, with protein MKKLIIAAILSGISVSTSAAETIRFATEASYPPFEFIGADNKIQGFDIDLAKALCKEIQADCTFTNQAFDSLIPSLKFKRFDAVISGMDITPEREKQVLFTKPYYDNSALFIAGKGKVANIDALKGKKVGVQNGTTHQKFLTDKHPEITTAPYDSYQNAILDLKNGRIDAVFGDTAVVNEWLKQNNTLAAVGDKVTDKGYFGSGLGIAVRQQNTQLQSKFNVALEQIKQDGTYETIYKKWFQQ; from the coding sequence ATGAAAAAACTAATAATCGCCGCCATTCTGTCTGGCATCAGCGTTTCCACCTCCGCTGCCGAAACCATTCGTTTCGCAACCGAAGCCTCTTATCCTCCGTTTGAGTTTATTGGCGCGGATAACAAAATACAGGGCTTTGATATCGATCTGGCCAAAGCCCTCTGTAAAGAGATACAGGCTGACTGTACATTTACCAATCAGGCCTTCGATAGTCTGATCCCGAGCCTGAAGTTCAAACGCTTCGACGCAGTGATATCCGGTATGGATATCACCCCAGAACGTGAAAAGCAGGTGTTGTTTACCAAGCCTTACTATGACAACTCGGCACTGTTCATTGCAGGAAAAGGCAAAGTAGCCAATATTGACGCGCTAAAAGGAAAAAAAGTCGGTGTGCAAAACGGTACGACACACCAAAAATTCCTTACTGACAAACACCCGGAAATCACTACTGCCCCCTACGACAGCTACCAGAACGCAATTCTGGACCTTAAAAATGGTCGTATCGATGCCGTCTTCGGTGATACCGCCGTGGTCAATGAATGGCTAAAGCAAAACAACACGTTGGCGGCTGTCGGCGACAAAGTGACAGATAAAGGCTATTTCGGTTCAGGTCTGGGCATTGCCGTACGCCAGCAAAATACTCAACTGCAGAGCAAGTTCAATGTCGCTCTGGAGCAAATCAAACAGGATGGGACATACGAAACCATCTACAAAAAATGGTTTCAGCAGTAA
- a CDS encoding MBL fold metallo-hydrolase: MSHKFRWTLVAIALASTVMAFTSSASAESTPVQQQTQVPGYYRMMLGTLEITALYDGYATLDTKLFHGISEADMQKLFTRMFTDTQSGIQTAVNAFLVNTGTHLVLVDAGTAQCFGPTLGALKKNLLAAGYQPEQVDMVLLTHLHPDHTCGISEQGKVVFPNATVYAAKAEGDYWLNKEIALKAPKDAQPMFKLAQDAVAPYVEQGKLKLYSQGEILLPGLEIIATPGHTPGHTSYLFSSEGQKLLLWGDIVHSHSLQFSQPEVALDFDTDSKQAIATRQKVFADAAENKLWIGGAHLPFPGLGHVRVEGKGYAWVPIEYAPVASQKKP; the protein is encoded by the coding sequence ATGAGTCATAAATTTCGTTGGACGTTAGTGGCTATCGCGCTTGCTAGCACTGTGATGGCGTTTACTTCCTCTGCGAGTGCAGAATCAACCCCAGTTCAACAGCAAACTCAAGTTCCTGGTTATTACCGCATGATGCTAGGTACTCTGGAGATAACAGCACTTTACGATGGTTACGCTACCCTGGACACCAAACTGTTCCATGGCATCAGTGAAGCAGATATGCAGAAGCTGTTCACTCGCATGTTTACCGACACCCAATCGGGGATACAAACCGCCGTTAACGCTTTTCTGGTAAACACTGGAACACATCTGGTGTTGGTGGATGCTGGCACCGCACAGTGTTTTGGCCCAACGTTGGGAGCTCTCAAGAAAAACCTTCTCGCCGCAGGTTACCAGCCAGAACAGGTTGATATGGTGTTGTTAACTCATCTACACCCCGATCATACTTGCGGCATCAGCGAACAGGGTAAGGTCGTATTCCCTAACGCAACCGTTTATGCCGCTAAAGCCGAAGGTGATTACTGGCTTAATAAAGAGATAGCCCTAAAAGCACCAAAAGATGCACAGCCAATGTTTAAGTTGGCACAAGATGCTGTCGCCCCTTATGTTGAGCAAGGGAAACTGAAACTATATAGCCAAGGAGAAATATTGCTGCCTGGACTGGAAATCATTGCTACGCCAGGCCATACACCTGGGCATACCTCTTATCTATTCAGCTCAGAGGGGCAAAAACTGCTACTGTGGGGTGATATCGTTCACAGCCACTCCTTGCAGTTTTCCCAACCTGAAGTGGCACTGGACTTTGACACTGATTCCAAACAGGCAATAGCCACCCGGCAGAAAGTGTTTGCCGATGCGGCTGAAAACAAACTTTGGATTGGTGGTGCTCATTTACCCTTCCCTGGCCTTGGACACGTCCGTGTTGAAGGTAAAGGTTACGCATGGGTGCCGATTGAGTATGCGCCGGTAGCCAGCCAGAAAAAACCGTAA
- a CDS encoding DUF1294 domain-containing protein: MKINHLCYLLLLLVLIGSLMFPHSLLMWFLSVNLLTFLIYGVDKLAACKGWLRVPEITLLLFGVLGGWMGGVLAQQLFRHKTQKQPFATQFIFSVVLNMLAILAAGYWFYGRMVV; this comes from the coding sequence ATGAAAATCAACCACCTCTGTTATTTACTACTGCTATTGGTTTTAATTGGCAGTCTGATGTTTCCCCACTCGTTATTGATGTGGTTTTTATCGGTTAACCTGCTGACGTTTTTGATCTACGGCGTTGACAAGTTAGCTGCCTGTAAAGGCTGGCTTCGGGTGCCGGAAATCACTCTGTTACTGTTTGGCGTTTTGGGCGGCTGGATGGGCGGCGTATTAGCTCAGCAGCTTTTCCGGCATAAAACGCAGAAACAACCCTTTGCAACCCAGTTTATTTTCAGCGTAGTGTTAAACATGTTGGCGATACTGGCCGCTGGCTATTGGTTCTACGGCCGTATGGTGGTGTGA
- a CDS encoding NAD(P)-dependent oxidoreductase, with translation MKILITGATSGLGRSAVEYLRRQGIKVRATGSNQAMGHLLQKMGAEFIHADLTNLVSSQAKALLVDVDVLWHCSSFTSPWGSQEAFELANVRATRRLGEWATAYGVAQFIHISSPAIYFDYHHRRNVDEDFRPVRYANEFARSKAAGEQVIQQLALSNPQTHFTILRPQGLFGPHDKILLPRLLQMIKQNGSLLLPRGGAALVDMTYLENAVHAMWLATLKKETPSGQAYNITNQQACPLRNIVQQLLDELGIKCRIRSVPYPMLDMIARGMEKLSSKSGKEPMLTHYGVAKLNFDLTLDITRAQQALDYKPLVSLEEGISRTAHWLKEHGKLNGL, from the coding sequence ATGAAGATATTGATCACTGGAGCAACCAGTGGATTAGGCCGTAGTGCCGTTGAATATCTCCGCCGCCAGGGCATAAAAGTGCGTGCGACCGGCAGTAATCAGGCAATGGGCCATTTACTGCAAAAGATGGGGGCGGAATTCATTCATGCCGATCTCACCAACCTAGTCTCTTCGCAAGCAAAAGCCCTGTTAGTGGACGTAGACGTACTATGGCACTGTTCCAGCTTTACCTCCCCCTGGGGGTCACAAGAGGCTTTCGAGCTGGCGAATGTTCGCGCCACACGGCGCTTGGGGGAATGGGCGACAGCGTACGGCGTCGCACAATTTATTCATATTTCTTCACCCGCGATTTACTTTGACTACCACCATCGGCGTAATGTGGATGAGGACTTCCGCCCGGTGCGCTATGCCAATGAGTTCGCGCGCAGTAAAGCGGCAGGGGAACAAGTCATTCAGCAACTGGCACTATCAAACCCACAAACTCATTTCACTATTTTACGCCCTCAGGGGCTATTTGGACCACACGATAAAATACTGTTACCGCGGCTGCTACAGATGATCAAACAGAATGGCAGTTTATTACTACCTCGCGGAGGCGCAGCCTTGGTAGACATGACCTATCTGGAAAATGCAGTACATGCAATGTGGTTGGCGACCTTGAAGAAAGAGACTCCATCAGGCCAAGCTTACAATATCACCAACCAACAGGCTTGCCCGCTTCGCAACATCGTCCAACAATTGCTAGACGAACTGGGAATAAAGTGCCGGATCCGTTCAGTACCTTATCCGATGCTCGATATGATCGCTCGCGGTATGGAAAAATTGAGCAGCAAAAGTGGTAAAGAGCCCATGCTTACCCACTATGGCGTTGCTAAACTCAATTTCGACCTCACGCTTGACATTACGCGCGCACAACAGGCCTTGGATTACAAACCGTTGGTCTCATTGGAAGAAGGTATCAGCCGTACCGCCCATTGGCTGAAAGAACACGGTAAATTGAACGGATTATAA